A stretch of the Hyalangium minutum genome encodes the following:
- a CDS encoding CHASE2 domain-containing protein, whose protein sequence is MQSRPVQSSGRRFLKRLGFALLQTAIFGSLIGGLVYVRVPRTQLDSEGAPQTVLTWLVGLIERPESLTYDARARALGESLQRQRLKDAQHPERVVVVTVDDDTLSNAQQSQHRELASYPWPREVMGGMTRRLVEEGASIVLIDTLFPELSPRGCFTQDPQAEGGSEEASDDELFRKGLSQDPGRSVLAFSWSVPRASPPSFQLWPYRARVGSHPGQADARTQAQQVLALQRPAFLIPSGDRVEVWAGVEDEREGQVLAAKLGSPPAPALVRERRSADDASRITPLDLFVSLAEVEVEGLDPSLLLKVRTLRHPVVQLLGSQSLLGSVTAFPDADGVVRGMLHLVNYEPREGEHHILPSQPLAAAMKLAGTRKLRYADGRLSVGDAYSFPMDETGYSLTRWEAGDAGRTAGASVFRTLRAWNILLNLFDLREGRPPRSAHDLEQRAVVLTNTSTYATEYRATPIGETTPRGAVLAQSLENILQSEGIVRAPPRMDLYLTMGMAFFGATIAFFFSRSFRSGFGAVLYFSSAVAALVAYYFVARYVFVEKQLWIAVAGPQFAMVATFLLTTVYTVRTEDEIRDFVNHALGRYVSPEVARLVTRDLSLLVHPERRPMTIFFCDIAGFTRLSEQMEPLRLVQFLNEYLTEMTLAVRASGGQVDKYIGDTVMAFWGAPVRTDRHAHLACDAFLKMHALVQERQEAWVKKYGQRILFRAGINSGDVVVGDMGTELKSNYTVFGDAVGLASWLEGCNKFYGTVALVGEATAQLARDAYVFREVDRVLVKNKPTPIRLHELLGRHGEISPRMQEQLGLYEQALTAYHQRRFNEALELFERCSSEYQDTVAAVYAGRCRRFLVSAPAEDWDGVYEVGEK, encoded by the coding sequence AGCGGCAGCGCCTCAAGGATGCCCAGCACCCGGAGCGCGTCGTCGTCGTGACGGTGGACGACGACACCCTGAGCAACGCGCAACAGAGCCAGCACCGGGAGCTCGCCTCCTACCCTTGGCCCCGCGAGGTGATGGGCGGGATGACGCGCCGGCTGGTAGAGGAGGGCGCTTCCATCGTGTTGATCGACACGCTCTTCCCCGAGTTGAGCCCGCGCGGGTGCTTCACCCAGGATCCTCAGGCCGAAGGGGGCTCCGAAGAGGCCTCCGATGACGAGCTCTTCCGCAAGGGGCTCAGCCAGGATCCCGGCCGCTCCGTGCTCGCCTTCAGCTGGAGTGTCCCCCGGGCCAGCCCGCCCTCGTTCCAGCTGTGGCCCTACCGCGCACGCGTGGGCTCGCACCCGGGACAGGCCGACGCCCGCACCCAGGCCCAGCAGGTGCTCGCCCTGCAGCGGCCCGCCTTCCTCATTCCCTCAGGAGATCGGGTGGAGGTGTGGGCCGGCGTCGAGGATGAGCGCGAAGGCCAGGTGCTCGCCGCCAAGCTCGGCTCGCCCCCGGCCCCGGCCCTCGTCCGGGAGCGCCGCAGCGCGGATGACGCCTCGCGAATCACTCCGCTGGATCTCTTCGTCTCGCTGGCCGAGGTGGAGGTAGAGGGGCTCGATCCTTCCCTGTTGCTGAAGGTGCGCACGCTGCGCCACCCCGTGGTGCAACTGCTGGGCTCCCAGAGCCTCCTGGGCTCGGTGACGGCCTTCCCGGACGCCGATGGCGTCGTCCGGGGCATGCTCCACCTCGTCAATTACGAGCCCCGCGAGGGCGAACACCACATCCTCCCCTCGCAGCCCCTGGCCGCCGCCATGAAGCTGGCGGGCACCCGGAAGCTCCGCTACGCCGATGGCCGCCTCTCCGTGGGCGACGCCTACTCGTTCCCCATGGACGAGACGGGCTACAGCCTCACGCGCTGGGAGGCCGGAGACGCGGGCCGCACGGCGGGCGCCTCGGTGTTCCGCACCCTCCGCGCCTGGAACATCCTGCTCAACCTCTTCGATCTCCGCGAAGGCCGGCCGCCGCGCTCGGCGCATGATCTCGAGCAGCGCGCCGTCGTCCTCACGAACACCTCCACCTATGCCACCGAGTACCGCGCCACGCCCATTGGCGAGACGACGCCTCGGGGCGCCGTGCTCGCGCAGTCGCTGGAGAACATCCTTCAGTCCGAGGGCATCGTCCGGGCCCCGCCCCGGATGGACCTGTACCTGACGATGGGCATGGCCTTCTTCGGGGCCACCATCGCCTTCTTCTTCAGCCGCAGCTTCCGCTCCGGCTTCGGTGCCGTCCTCTACTTCTCCAGCGCGGTGGCCGCGCTCGTGGCCTACTACTTCGTGGCCCGCTACGTCTTCGTGGAGAAGCAGCTGTGGATCGCCGTCGCCGGTCCGCAGTTCGCCATGGTGGCCACGTTCCTCCTCACCACCGTGTACACCGTCCGCACGGAGGACGAGATCCGCGACTTCGTCAACCACGCGCTCGGCCGCTACGTGAGCCCCGAGGTGGCCCGGCTCGTCACGAGAGATCTCTCCCTGCTGGTGCACCCCGAGCGCCGGCCGATGACGATCTTCTTCTGTGACATCGCCGGCTTCACCCGGCTCTCCGAGCAGATGGAGCCGCTGCGGCTCGTCCAGTTCCTCAACGAGTACCTCACGGAGATGACGCTGGCGGTGCGTGCCTCGGGCGGCCAGGTGGACAAGTACATCGGCGACACGGTGATGGCCTTCTGGGGCGCCCCCGTGCGCACCGATCGCCATGCCCACCTGGCCTGTGACGCCTTCCTGAAGATGCACGCCCTGGTGCAGGAGCGCCAGGAGGCCTGGGTGAAGAAGTACGGCCAGCGCATCCTGTTCCGCGCTGGCATCAACAGCGGCGACGTCGTCGTGGGCGACATGGGCACCGAGCTCAAGTCCAACTACACCGTGTTCGGCGACGCCGTGGGCCTGGCCTCGTGGCTGGAGGGCTGCAACAAGTTCTACGGCACCGTGGCCCTGGTGGGGGAGGCGACCGCCCAGCTCGCTCGCGACGCCTACGTCTTCCGGGAGGTGGATCGCGTGCTGGTGAAGAACAAGCCCACGCCCATCCGTCTCCATGAGCTGCTCGGGCGCCACGGGGAGATCTCTCCGCGCATGCAGGAGCAGCTCGGCCTCTACGAGCAGGCGTTGACCGCCTATCACCAGCGCCGCTTCAACGAGGCGCTCGAATTGTTCGAGCGCTGCTCCTCGGAGTATCAGGACACCGTCGCAGCCGTGTATGCGGGCCGGTGCCGTCGCTTCCTCGTCAGCGCCCCGGCGGAGGACTGGGATGGCGTCTACGAAGTCGGGGAGAAGTGA
- a CDS encoding M48 family metalloprotease: MASTKSGRSDAVGRSRRRGASWVLGGVLAGALSACQAGNTPALLARAEQSLEESRGQLSRELDQRKGVGLMGASLTGCSLERRKAYELDAEQEATLGQAVAARQLALLGVEPLPTTEPVARYVDQLGQYLALVAAAVGNANGPDRASGPERALDNRPWPHAGYQFQVLPLEEPRASGSPGGIVFISTGFLRAMGSEEELAAVLSHELAHLQRGHGVEAIKAALCDYEARQESSAKLQSFNQRLKLQRQTAAAGSRTAEEAANLSREGFPEGLELEADRIAVRILLAAGYDARAFTGLLQRLNLEAPAKHPWRRTHPQPRERVAVVEERLKALGPSQAWPTPETVASRTQRFHEAMSVLPTPVAGPQSLLPPP, translated from the coding sequence ATGGCGTCTACGAAGTCGGGGAGAAGTGACGCCGTGGGCCGCTCTCGGCGCAGGGGTGCGTCCTGGGTGCTCGGAGGGGTGCTCGCGGGGGCTCTCTCGGCGTGCCAGGCGGGGAACACGCCTGCGCTGCTCGCCCGGGCCGAGCAGAGCCTCGAGGAAAGCCGGGGCCAGCTGAGCCGCGAGCTGGATCAGCGCAAGGGGGTGGGCCTCATGGGGGCCTCGCTCACCGGGTGCTCCCTGGAGCGCCGCAAGGCCTACGAGCTGGACGCCGAGCAGGAGGCCACCTTGGGCCAGGCCGTCGCCGCGCGTCAGCTTGCGCTGCTGGGCGTCGAGCCGCTGCCCACCACGGAGCCGGTGGCGCGTTACGTGGATCAGCTCGGGCAGTACCTCGCGCTCGTGGCCGCAGCGGTAGGCAACGCCAACGGCCCGGATCGCGCCAGCGGACCCGAGCGGGCCCTCGACAACCGCCCCTGGCCTCACGCGGGCTACCAGTTCCAGGTGCTGCCGCTGGAAGAGCCGCGGGCCTCGGGATCTCCCGGGGGCATCGTCTTCATTTCCACGGGCTTCCTGCGCGCGATGGGCAGCGAGGAGGAACTGGCTGCGGTGCTGTCCCATGAGCTGGCCCACCTGCAGCGCGGGCACGGCGTAGAAGCCATCAAGGCTGCCCTGTGTGACTACGAAGCGCGCCAGGAGTCCTCGGCCAAGCTTCAGTCCTTCAATCAGCGTCTCAAGCTGCAGCGCCAGACGGCCGCTGCAGGCTCTCGGACGGCGGAGGAGGCGGCGAACCTCTCCCGCGAGGGCTTCCCCGAGGGGCTCGAGTTGGAGGCGGACCGTATTGCCGTGCGCATTCTGCTGGCCGCGGGGTACGACGCCCGAGCCTTCACCGGGCTGCTCCAGCGTCTCAACCTGGAGGCCCCCGCCAAGCACCCCTGGCGCCGCACGCACCCGCAGCCTCGGGAGCGGGTGGCGGTGGTGGAGGAGCGGCTGAAGGCGCTCGGGCCTTCGCAGGCCTGGCCCACACCCGAGACGGTGGCTTCACGAACCCAGCGCTTCCACGAGGCCATGAGCGTACTGCCCACCCCGGTGGCAGGACCGCAATCCCTCCTCCCGCCCCCGTAG
- a CDS encoding (2Fe-2S) ferredoxin domain-containing protein, which yields MKRYRLSVCKGMDCKGNGSDAVFAAAKEELAQRALVPRCEAYRGGCYGFCHMGPNVVIREDTGRKRDPLSPEDFQLMGWPGEVYYSRMTPEKMRRVVTEHIAEDKPIRELFGNPDEDP from the coding sequence ATGAAGCGCTACCGCCTCTCCGTGTGCAAAGGCATGGACTGCAAGGGCAACGGGTCCGATGCCGTGTTCGCCGCGGCCAAGGAGGAACTCGCCCAGCGAGCCCTCGTTCCGCGCTGCGAGGCGTACCGGGGCGGCTGCTACGGCTTCTGCCACATGGGCCCCAACGTGGTGATCCGCGAGGACACCGGGCGCAAGCGGGATCCGCTCTCTCCCGAGGACTTCCAGCTCATGGGCTGGCCTGGGGAGGTTTATTACTCGCGGATGACGCCCGAGAAGATGCGCCGGGTGGTGACCGAGCACATTGCCGAGGACAAGCCCATCCGCGAGCTCTTCGGCAACCCGGACGAGGATCCGTAG
- a CDS encoding NuoI/complex I 23 kDa subunit family protein: protein MGYKATQDPRTDVRERAYLPELLKGLGITARHFFRNLFGTRDTNTSVVDRKGTSLITTVEYPEEKIPYPPGYRGLHRLVPRDDGKPRCVACYMCATICPAQCIYIEAGEYEHADKEGESRVIEKYPTQFVIDELRCIVCGLCVEACPKDAIRMDTYEHTKPEYNRQGFVYDIPKLLKGPAVSHPSDPWNKREGSEEPHHVHKEAHTRIGEGLVQLKTPHAVGKGHEPKQLHAGTAPKHK from the coding sequence ATGGGCTACAAGGCGACCCAAGATCCCCGCACGGATGTCCGCGAGCGGGCCTATCTCCCGGAGCTCCTCAAGGGGCTGGGCATCACCGCGCGCCACTTCTTCCGGAACCTCTTCGGAACGCGCGACACGAACACCTCGGTGGTGGACCGCAAGGGCACCAGCCTCATCACCACCGTCGAGTACCCGGAAGAGAAGATCCCCTACCCTCCCGGCTACCGCGGGCTGCACCGCCTGGTTCCTCGGGATGATGGCAAGCCGCGCTGCGTGGCTTGCTACATGTGCGCCACCATCTGCCCGGCGCAGTGCATCTACATCGAGGCGGGTGAGTACGAGCACGCGGACAAGGAGGGTGAGTCTCGCGTCATCGAGAAGTACCCCACTCAGTTCGTCATCGACGAGCTGCGCTGCATCGTCTGCGGCCTGTGCGTGGAGGCGTGCCCCAAGGACGCCATCCGCATGGACACCTACGAGCACACCAAGCCCGAGTACAACCGCCAGGGCTTCGTGTACGACATCCCCAAGCTGCTGAAGGGCCCGGCGGTGTCGCACCCGTCGGATCCGTGGAACAAGCGCGAGGGCTCCGAGGAGCCGCACCACGTGCACAAGGAGGCCCACACGCGCATTGGCGAGGGCCTGGTGCAGCTCAAGACGCCGCACGCCGTGGGCAAGGGCCACGAGCCCAAGCAGCTGCACGCGGGCACGGCTCCGAAGCACAAGTAA
- a CDS encoding complex I subunit 1/NuoH family protein, which produces MARILTVLFAIGFIIGLLAAVVLGTYVVGGLAEQYLFTGASRLTNIIFLMLLFVMVIATLLTLAERKWSALMQDRIGPNRARIALPGLKNRSLAGLPFVAADSLKMLTKEAFRPENANKFLFNLGPLLAFGPVFALFAIVPAGPSVQVFGHNVDMVVATPDFGLLYLFAIASLAVYGTALAGWASNNKFALLGGVRASSQMISYEVALGLSLVGLMLAFSSVQLPSIVGALAAETGSEASGQARYLWQWTGGAAGEGFDFGLPTWGIILQPIGFIGFFAAAFAETKRAPFDVPEGESEIIGYFVEYSGMQFGLFMISEFVEVVVLSGVVAALFFGGYHLPFGGEWVASHLRDYPLVYATLMGTIFWIKVLLLCFLQLLIRWTFPRFRYDQIQTLGWKMLLPVGLANVFISGALVLWDPSLRYLALFGLFQIGVLVALTLSSKEMVKGEPGHGGGHGALGHGGGHDAHGLPGAAHGHALPAAGHASATLGGHAPAHAGAHTASTH; this is translated from the coding sequence ATGGCTCGCATTCTCACTGTCCTCTTCGCCATCGGCTTCATCATCGGCCTGCTCGCCGCCGTGGTGCTCGGCACCTACGTGGTGGGTGGCCTGGCGGAGCAGTACCTGTTCACCGGCGCCAGCCGGCTCACGAACATCATCTTCCTGATGCTCCTGTTCGTGATGGTCATCGCCACGCTGCTCACGCTGGCCGAGCGCAAGTGGAGCGCGCTGATGCAGGACCGCATCGGCCCGAACCGCGCGCGCATCGCCCTGCCGGGCCTGAAGAACCGCTCGCTGGCGGGCCTGCCCTTCGTGGCGGCGGACTCCTTGAAGATGCTGACCAAGGAGGCCTTCCGGCCGGAGAACGCGAACAAGTTCCTGTTCAACCTGGGGCCTCTGCTGGCGTTCGGGCCGGTGTTCGCCCTGTTCGCCATCGTCCCCGCGGGCCCCTCGGTGCAGGTGTTCGGCCACAACGTGGACATGGTGGTGGCCACCCCGGACTTCGGCCTGCTCTACCTGTTCGCCATCGCCTCGCTGGCGGTGTACGGCACGGCGCTGGCCGGCTGGGCCTCCAACAACAAGTTCGCCCTGCTGGGCGGCGTGCGCGCCTCCTCGCAGATGATCTCCTACGAGGTGGCGCTGGGCCTGTCGCTGGTGGGCCTCATGCTGGCGTTCTCCTCCGTGCAGCTGCCGTCCATCGTCGGCGCGCTGGCGGCGGAGACGGGCAGCGAGGCCTCCGGCCAGGCGCGCTACCTGTGGCAGTGGACGGGCGGCGCCGCGGGCGAGGGCTTCGACTTCGGCCTGCCGACGTGGGGCATCATCCTGCAGCCCATTGGCTTCATCGGCTTCTTCGCGGCGGCCTTCGCCGAGACGAAGCGCGCCCCGTTCGACGTGCCGGAAGGTGAGTCCGAGATCATCGGCTACTTCGTGGAGTACTCGGGCATGCAGTTCGGCCTGTTCATGATCTCCGAGTTCGTCGAGGTGGTGGTGCTGTCGGGCGTCGTCGCGGCGCTCTTCTTTGGCGGCTACCACCTGCCCTTCGGCGGCGAGTGGGTGGCCAGCCACCTGCGGGACTACCCGCTGGTGTACGCCACGCTGATGGGGACGATCTTCTGGATCAAGGTGCTGCTGCTGTGCTTCCTGCAGCTGCTCATCCGCTGGACGTTCCCCCGCTTCCGCTACGATCAGATCCAGACGCTGGGCTGGAAGATGCTGCTGCCCGTGGGCCTGGCCAACGTGTTCATCAGCGGCGCGCTGGTGCTGTGGGATCCCTCGCTGCGCTACCTGGCGCTGTTCGGGCTCTTCCAGATTGGCGTGCTGGTGGCCCTGACGCTCTCCAGCAAGGAGATGGTCAAGGGTGAGCCCGGCCACGGCGGGGGCCACGGCGCCCTGGGCCACGGCGGTGGACATGACGCGCACGGGCTGCCGGGTGCGGCTCACGGCCACGCGCTGCCGGCGGCGGGCCACGCCTCGGCGACGCTGGGCGGGCACGCCCCGGCCCACGCAGGTGCACACACGGCCTCCACGCATTAG
- a CDS encoding 2Fe-2S iron-sulfur cluster-binding protein, with the protein MSENDTKKPTGDAQPPPPGAPTNSPAAKIGPEPSNPPAGPKADNPPVAHSSTTPPKPPPGPAGGPPKPPPPKNPGFVTCTIDGIEVVAKPGTNMIEAAKSAGVEIPFYCYHPRLSIAANCRICLVEASNAPKLVPACQTPLAEGQVVKTTTAKVKENQRSVMEFLLLNHPVDCSICDQAGECKLQDYYMKYDYRPSRLEGGKALKNKRKVLGPHVVLDQERCIICTRCVRFMNEIPKEPQLGVFGRGSHERIDVFPGNELNSNYSLNTVDVCPVGALLSRDFRFRARAWFLSATPSVCTGCSRGCNIYADWMSQDTYRFRPRENEQINKSWMCDQGRLSYKALNLDRVLSASVGRRATQAPNTVSPALTRVEAAKAAAQQLQPLAGTQQLAVLASPVCSNEDLLAGLSFAKNTLGVSEVYVGGRPQGAADHYLMTADKNPNRKGLEFIAKGLGLTLKPFEDLVSGLNSGKVKGLYAIGTEVPGDAAAFAQAAAKAEVFVAQAMNESSLTAQATVVLPASAHIEDEGSFVQQDGIVQRFRKAYPSKGEALPNWRWVAEISKAMGAAQAWNSARDVFRELASKVAEFASFNWEQSSPPDREKPGINPIPTGADGRPPGYREFGTPRVRGI; encoded by the coding sequence GTGAGCGAGAACGACACCAAGAAGCCGACGGGTGACGCGCAGCCGCCCCCGCCGGGCGCGCCCACGAACTCTCCGGCCGCGAAGATCGGCCCGGAGCCCTCCAACCCGCCTGCGGGCCCCAAGGCGGACAACCCGCCCGTGGCTCACAGCAGCACCACGCCGCCCAAGCCGCCTCCGGGCCCCGCCGGTGGCCCGCCCAAGCCGCCTCCGCCCAAGAACCCGGGCTTCGTCACCTGCACCATCGACGGCATCGAAGTCGTCGCCAAGCCGGGGACGAACATGATCGAGGCCGCCAAGTCGGCGGGCGTGGAGATCCCCTTCTACTGCTACCACCCGCGCCTCTCGATCGCGGCCAACTGCCGCATCTGCCTCGTCGAGGCCTCCAACGCGCCCAAGCTGGTGCCCGCGTGCCAGACGCCGCTGGCCGAGGGCCAGGTGGTGAAGACCACCACGGCCAAGGTGAAGGAGAACCAGCGCTCGGTGATGGAGTTCCTGCTGCTGAACCACCCGGTCGACTGCTCCATCTGCGACCAGGCCGGTGAGTGCAAGCTGCAGGACTACTACATGAAGTACGACTACCGCCCCTCGCGCCTGGAGGGCGGCAAGGCCCTGAAGAACAAGCGCAAGGTGCTGGGACCTCATGTGGTTCTGGATCAGGAGCGCTGCATCATCTGCACCCGCTGCGTGCGCTTCATGAACGAGATCCCCAAGGAGCCGCAGCTGGGCGTGTTCGGCCGCGGCAGCCACGAGCGGATCGACGTGTTCCCGGGCAACGAGCTCAACAGCAACTACTCGCTCAACACCGTGGACGTGTGCCCGGTGGGCGCGCTGCTCAGCCGGGACTTCCGCTTCCGCGCCCGCGCGTGGTTCCTGTCCGCCACCCCGTCCGTGTGCACCGGCTGCTCGCGCGGCTGCAACATCTACGCGGACTGGATGTCCCAGGATACCTACCGCTTCCGCCCACGCGAGAACGAGCAGATCAACAAGAGCTGGATGTGTGATCAGGGCCGGCTCTCGTACAAGGCCCTGAACCTGGATCGCGTGCTGAGCGCCTCGGTGGGCCGCCGCGCCACGCAGGCTCCGAACACCGTCTCCCCCGCGCTCACCCGCGTGGAGGCCGCCAAGGCCGCCGCCCAGCAGCTGCAGCCCCTGGCGGGCACCCAGCAGCTGGCGGTGCTGGCCTCGCCGGTGTGCTCGAACGAGGACCTGCTCGCGGGCCTGTCGTTCGCCAAGAACACCCTGGGTGTCTCCGAGGTGTACGTGGGCGGCCGTCCGCAGGGCGCCGCGGACCACTACCTCATGACGGCGGACAAGAACCCCAACCGCAAGGGCCTGGAGTTCATCGCCAAGGGACTGGGCCTCACGCTCAAGCCCTTCGAGGACCTGGTGTCCGGGCTGAACTCGGGCAAGGTGAAGGGCCTGTACGCCATCGGCACCGAGGTGCCGGGTGACGCTGCGGCCTTCGCGCAGGCTGCGGCCAAGGCCGAGGTGTTCGTCGCCCAGGCGATGAACGAGTCTTCCCTCACCGCGCAGGCCACCGTGGTGCTGCCGGCCTCCGCGCACATCGAGGACGAGGGCTCGTTCGTGCAGCAGGACGGCATCGTCCAGCGCTTCCGCAAGGCCTACCCCTCCAAGGGCGAGGCGCTGCCGAACTGGCGCTGGGTGGCGGAGATCAGCAAGGCGATGGGCGCGGCCCAGGCCTGGAACTCCGCCCGCGACGTGTTCCGCGAGCTGGCCTCGAAGGTGGCCGAGTTCGCTTCATTCAACTGGGAGCAGTCTTCCCCGCCGGACCGTGAGAAGCCGGGCATCAACCCGATTCCCACTGGCGCCGACGGCCGTCCCCCGGGCTACCGCGAGTTCGGCACGCCCCGCGTGAGAGGGATCTAA
- the nuoD gene encoding NADH dehydrogenase (quinone) subunit D: MSDPSKQPEAPNPDTDAYAHESELEAHLQPKRMYINMGPSHPAMHGTVRMKVELEGETIIKADPEIGFLHRGFQKSCENVTWTQCLPYTDRLNYNSAMMNNFGFLNAVEKLIGLEIPERAQYIRVIASELHRMHDHLTCVGATALELGGFAPFLYAIEGRELIMDRVTELTGARLTTSYGRVGGLNRDLPEGWIPKTIKSLDKIQELLVEVEGLLMKNRIFVDRMKGTGLLSAEDALDFGFTGPCLRAAGVDYDVRKAKPYWVYSQLDFDVPVGTHGDNYDRYIMRLEEMKQSDRIIRQALAKLPSGPIIVDDWRIALPPKPEVYGTIEGVMSHFKLVMEGIPVPPGEVYDSTEAANGELGWYLVSDGGGRPYKVHVRAPGFPILSAIPQIIEGKMLADLIPTFDMINMIGGEVEQ; this comes from the coding sequence ATGTCGGACCCTTCCAAGCAGCCTGAAGCGCCCAACCCGGACACCGACGCGTACGCCCACGAGTCGGAGCTGGAGGCTCACCTCCAGCCCAAGCGGATGTACATCAACATGGGCCCCTCTCACCCCGCCATGCACGGCACCGTGCGCATGAAGGTGGAGCTGGAGGGAGAGACGATCATCAAGGCCGACCCGGAGATCGGCTTCCTCCACCGAGGCTTCCAGAAGAGCTGCGAGAACGTCACGTGGACGCAGTGTCTGCCGTACACGGACCGGCTCAACTACAACTCGGCGATGATGAACAACTTCGGGTTCCTCAACGCCGTGGAGAAGCTCATCGGCCTGGAGATCCCTGAGCGCGCCCAGTACATCCGCGTGATCGCCTCCGAGCTGCACCGCATGCACGATCACCTCACGTGCGTGGGCGCCACGGCGCTGGAGCTCGGCGGGTTCGCTCCGTTCCTCTACGCCATCGAGGGCCGTGAGCTCATCATGGACCGCGTGACGGAGCTGACCGGCGCGCGCCTCACCACCAGCTACGGGCGCGTGGGCGGCCTCAACCGCGACCTGCCCGAGGGGTGGATCCCGAAGACGATCAAGTCCCTGGACAAGATCCAGGAGCTCCTCGTGGAGGTCGAGGGGCTGCTGATGAAGAACCGCATCTTCGTGGACCGCATGAAGGGCACCGGCCTCCTCTCCGCCGAGGATGCCCTGGACTTTGGCTTCACCGGCCCCTGCCTGCGCGCCGCTGGCGTGGACTACGACGTGCGCAAGGCCAAGCCCTACTGGGTCTACAGCCAGCTGGACTTCGATGTGCCGGTGGGCACGCACGGCGACAACTACGACCGCTACATCATGCGGCTCGAGGAGATGAAGCAGTCGGATCGCATCATCCGGCAGGCGCTGGCCAAGCTGCCCAGCGGCCCCATCATCGTGGATGACTGGCGCATCGCCCTGCCGCCCAAGCCCGAGGTGTACGGCACCATCGAAGGTGTCATGTCGCACTTCAAGCTGGTGATGGAGGGCATCCCGGTGCCGCCGGGCGAGGTGTACGACAGCACCGAGGCGGCCAACGGCGAGCTGGGCTGGTACCTGGTGAGCGACGGCGGCGGCCGGCCCTACAAGGTCCACGTCCGCGCGCCGGGCTTCCCCATCCTCTCCGCCATTCCTCAGATCATCGAGGGGAAGATGCTGGCGGACCTCATTCCCACCTTTGACATGATCAACATGATCGGCGGCGAGGTCGAGCAGTGA
- a CDS encoding NADH-quinone oxidoreductase subunit C gives MDRVSAHLPEAVAERYDDRAGGAWAVIHAQHLPKVAAYLRNDPELNFKLFGSIDAVDRLHLAESDPRFEIIYILYSLTRNEHVRLKVRVTETTPEVPSLVPLYKGANWWERLTYDFYGIKFVGHPDLRRILMYDEFQGHPLRKDYALRDRQPLIPERPIKDIFRGPGTSGLS, from the coding sequence TTGGACAGGGTCTCCGCCCACCTTCCGGAGGCGGTCGCGGAGCGCTACGACGACAGGGCCGGCGGCGCCTGGGCCGTCATCCATGCTCAGCACCTGCCGAAGGTGGCGGCGTATCTCCGCAATGATCCGGAGCTGAACTTCAAGCTCTTCGGCTCCATCGATGCCGTGGACCGGCTGCACCTGGCCGAGAGCGATCCGCGCTTCGAGATCATCTACATCCTCTACTCGCTCACGCGAAACGAGCACGTGCGCCTCAAGGTGCGCGTCACCGAGACGACTCCCGAGGTGCCCTCGCTGGTTCCTCTCTACAAGGGCGCCAACTGGTGGGAGCGCCTCACCTACGACTTCTACGGCATCAAGTTCGTGGGCCATCCGGATCTGCGCCGCATCCTCATGTACGACGAGTTCCAGGGGCACCCGCTGCGCAAGGACTACGCCCTGCGCGACCGGCAGCCGCTGATCCCCGAGCGCCCCATCAAGGACATCTTCCGCGGCCCCGGCACCAGCGGCCTCTCCTGA